In the Plodia interpunctella isolate USDA-ARS_2022_Savannah chromosome 6, ilPloInte3.2, whole genome shotgun sequence genome, one interval contains:
- the IntS12 gene encoding integrator complex subunit 12 isoform X2 → MSSIDFDPAIKLCLKYLHSSAPDSTEQLRLTLDDYIRQTYGSSKTLGNVLPKKYLNEEKSESVRSKHKNEKASSSKTIPIPQQSPQQIQIPERENDDSSVMDGELAFDLLEEDLTCVVCRQIAVQAGNRLVECDVCHSLYHQSFPVVEIRVGQKQTYALFCCYCAVVVDGLPQACYQRQRHGHRVAVSVVHNNAWIFWWIL, encoded by the exons ATGTCGTCTATAGATTTTGATCCAGCAATAAAACTGTGtctgaaatatttacattcgAGTGCTCCTGACTCTACTGAACAGTTACGGTTGACTCTTGATGATTACATTCGACAGACCTACGGCAGTTCCAAAACTCTGGGTAATGTACtacccaaaaaatatttgaatgaagAGAAATCGGAATCTGTGAGATCGAAACATAAGAACGAAAAAGCTTCCAGTAGCAAAACTATACCGATACCGCAGCAAAGTCCTCAGCAAATACAGATTCCTGAGAGAGAAAATGATGATAGCTCTGTTATGGATGGTGAATTGGCTTTCGATCTACTGGAGGAAGACTTGACATGTGTTGTCTGCCGGCAAATTGCTGTGCAGGCTGGGAACAGGCTTGTGGAATGTGATGTTTGTCATTCTCTTTATCATCAG AGTTTTCCTGTGGTTGAAATCAGAGTAGGACAGAAACAGACCTATGcacttttttgttgttattgtgCTGTTGTTGTTGATG GATTGCCACAAGCCTGTTATCAGCGACAGCGACATGGGCACAGGGTGGCAGTGTCAGTCGTGCATAACAATGCATGGATTTTCTGGTGGATTCTCTAG
- the IntS12 gene encoding integrator complex subunit 12 isoform X1: protein MSSIDFDPAIKLCLKYLHSSAPDSTEQLRLTLDDYIRQTYGSSKTLGNVLPKKYLNEEKSESVRSKHKNEKASSSKTIPIPQQSPQQIQIPERENDDSSVMDGELAFDLLEEDLTCVVCRQIAVQAGNRLVECDVCHSLYHQDCHKPVISDSDMGTGWQCQSCITMHGFSGGFSSKSSSASKSPPLVSGSTTPVKISSSSSASSSPSKVVTPSINIISADKRLQIMKKKAAKQHEKKKGSK, encoded by the exons ATGTCGTCTATAGATTTTGATCCAGCAATAAAACTGTGtctgaaatatttacattcgAGTGCTCCTGACTCTACTGAACAGTTACGGTTGACTCTTGATGATTACATTCGACAGACCTACGGCAGTTCCAAAACTCTGGGTAATGTACtacccaaaaaatatttgaatgaagAGAAATCGGAATCTGTGAGATCGAAACATAAGAACGAAAAAGCTTCCAGTAGCAAAACTATACCGATACCGCAGCAAAGTCCTCAGCAAATACAGATTCCTGAGAGAGAAAATGATGATAGCTCTGTTATGGATGGTGAATTGGCTTTCGATCTACTGGAGGAAGACTTGACATGTGTTGTCTGCCGGCAAATTGCTGTGCAGGCTGGGAACAGGCTTGTGGAATGTGATGTTTGTCATTCTCTTTATCATCAG GATTGCCACAAGCCTGTTATCAGCGACAGCGACATGGGCACAGGGTGGCAGTGTCAGTCGTGCATAACAATGCATGGATTTTCTGGTGGATTCTCTAGCAAATCTTCTTCAGCTTCAAAATCACCACCACTGGTCTCTGGTTCCACTACTCCTGTGAAGATATCATCAAGTAGTTCTGCATCATCGTCTCCATCTAAAGTTGTAACACCCagcattaatataatatctgcTGACAAGCGTC